A single window of Sphingobium sp. SCG-1 DNA harbors:
- the ribA gene encoding GTP cyclohydrolase II has product MSDARAAARAIDALRRGWPVTVQGSDGSLRVMAVEAADAVTLAAFDPGDQADILISAARAETLKLTNQRAAADPEMPVQVARVPWIDRDVAMAIADPVRDLASPLKGPFKARPLAAPDAAAATLRLARLAGILPAFFIGDHGSSDCVVSAKDVEAYDDAARLLIATRARLPVAASEDAEIIAFRSPEEPREHVALIVGKRDASPPVVRLHSECLTGDVLGSLKCDCGPQLHEALHRIADAPWGVLLYLRQEGRGIGLVNKLRAYALQDQGFDTVDANVRLGFAIDARDFSVAARMLDLLGIETVRLLTNNPAKVAGLEAAGITVAERLPLAIESNPHNNRYLATKRDRTGHQL; this is encoded by the coding sequence GTGAGCGACGCCAGAGCCGCCGCCCGCGCCATTGATGCGCTGCGCCGGGGATGGCCGGTCACGGTGCAGGGGTCTGACGGATCGTTGCGCGTCATGGCTGTAGAGGCAGCGGACGCGGTGACGCTGGCGGCTTTCGATCCCGGCGATCAGGCCGATATCCTGATTTCGGCGGCGCGGGCGGAAACGCTGAAGCTTACCAATCAGCGCGCTGCCGCCGATCCCGAGATGCCGGTGCAGGTCGCGCGGGTGCCCTGGATCGACCGGGATGTCGCCATGGCAATCGCCGATCCGGTGCGGGATCTCGCTTCGCCGTTGAAGGGCCCGTTCAAGGCGCGTCCGCTCGCCGCCCCCGATGCTGCTGCCGCGACGCTGAGGCTGGCACGACTTGCGGGAATATTGCCGGCGTTCTTTATTGGAGACCATGGATCAAGCGATTGCGTCGTATCTGCAAAGGATGTCGAGGCCTATGACGATGCGGCGCGGCTGTTGATTGCGACGCGCGCGCGACTTCCGGTCGCGGCGAGCGAGGATGCGGAGATCATCGCCTTCCGTAGCCCGGAAGAACCGCGGGAGCATGTTGCGCTGATCGTCGGCAAGCGCGATGCCTCACCGCCCGTCGTTCGATTGCACAGCGAATGCCTGACCGGCGATGTGCTGGGGTCGCTGAAGTGCGATTGCGGACCGCAACTGCACGAGGCGCTGCATCGGATCGCCGACGCGCCATGGGGCGTGCTGCTGTATCTGCGGCAGGAAGGGCGCGGGATCGGGCTGGTCAATAAATTGCGCGCTTATGCTTTGCAGGATCAGGGGTTCGATACCGTGGACGCCAATGTGCGATTGGGGTTCGCGATTGATGCGAGGGACTTTTCGGTGGCAGCGCGAATGCTCGATCTACTGGGAATTGAAACAGTGCGGTTGCTGACGAACAATCCGGCCAAGGTTGCTGGCCTTGAAGCGGCGGGCATTACGGTGGCGGAGCGCCTGCCGTTGGCAATCGAATCCAATCCGCATAATAACCGCTATCTGGCGACGAAGCGGGACCGTACCGGGCATCAGCTATGA
- a CDS encoding exodeoxyribonuclease III — protein sequence MSETVTIASWNINSVRARLDIVERFLAEEGPDILCLQETKVVNDTFPAGLFRQYGYNHQKLNGQPMHHGVAIVSRIPIREDDRLDWQANGEARHIGVRLDNGVRLENVYVPAGGELPDRTVNPKFGQKLDFLERMIEWSSGLSDKPTILTGDFNIAPLECDVWSHKQLINTVSHTAIECEILARLQASHDWVDLGRKFFPAPERLFTWWSYRARDWSESDRGRRLDHMWVSPALAEKAISHRVVEPIRGWARPSDHVPLITEFSF from the coding sequence ATGAGTGAAACCGTCACTATTGCTTCCTGGAATATCAACTCCGTTCGCGCCCGCCTTGATATAGTTGAGCGTTTTCTGGCCGAAGAAGGGCCAGACATCCTCTGTTTGCAAGAGACGAAGGTCGTCAACGACACCTTCCCGGCAGGTCTGTTCCGGCAGTATGGATACAACCACCAGAAGCTGAACGGGCAACCAATGCATCATGGCGTCGCGATCGTCAGCCGCATTCCGATCCGCGAGGACGATCGGCTGGACTGGCAGGCGAATGGCGAGGCGCGGCATATCGGTGTGCGGCTGGACAATGGCGTACGGCTTGAGAATGTCTATGTGCCTGCGGGCGGCGAATTGCCGGACCGGACCGTCAATCCGAAGTTCGGGCAGAAACTCGATTTTCTGGAGCGGATGATCGAATGGTCGTCCGGGCTATCGGACAAGCCAACAATTCTGACGGGCGACTTCAACATCGCGCCGCTGGAATGCGATGTGTGGAGCCATAAGCAACTCATCAACACGGTCAGCCACACTGCAATAGAATGCGAAATCCTGGCGCGGTTGCAGGCGTCCCATGACTGGGTGGATCTAGGTCGCAAGTTTTTCCCGGCACCGGAACGGCTGTTCACATGGTGGAGCTATCGCGCGCGCGACTGGTCGGAAAGCGACCGGGGGCGCAGGCTCGATCATATGTGGGTGAGCCCGGCGCTGGCGGAGAAGGCGATCAGCCATCGCGTCGTCGAGCCGATCCGGGGTTGGGCGCGGCCATCCGACCACGTTCCGCTGATTACAGAGTTCTCGTTCTGA